One Hordeum vulgare subsp. vulgare chromosome 4H, MorexV3_pseudomolecules_assembly, whole genome shotgun sequence DNA window includes the following coding sequences:
- the LOC123450700 gene encoding uncharacterized protein LOC123450700 yields MAQETLRLVCLPVSARDGRLPRQYTLEGQGAKKDISPPLEWYGVPGSTRSLAQVVQDIDADERVPWMHRVVANKSPEEKGLPEGFSGAGGNANTSGESGLQEGVNDWKQPGWRGPVPDSHGHNIQCRLYALGDVLSLGNKIEAAGVGGRGAAGWCRLMLKCTAMEQNQHMWWCRLMLKCMTMEQIRWVVVTSNFSRTAATSLVVLVGSGVVLFLRRSSIALAYNESADPIDREVMSSHFSFFVLFFHCSTNGCISDLKCVLLHTLNF; encoded by the exons ATGGCACAGGAGACCCTGAGGCTGGTGTGCCTGCCGGTGTCGGCACGCGACGGGAGGCTGCCGCGACAGTACACGCTGGAGGGGCAAGGCGCCAAGAAGGACATCTCGCCACCGCTGGAGTGGTACGGGGTGCCCGGCAGCACGCGGTCGCTTGCGCAGGTGGTGCAGGACATCGACGCGGACGAGCGGGTTCCGTGGATGCACAGGGTGGTGGCCAACAAATCGCCTGAGGAGAAGGGGCTGCCCGAGGGGTTCTCGGGCGCCGGCGGCAATGCCAACACCAGCGGCGAAAGCGGCCTCCAGGAGGGGGTCAACGACTGGAAGCAGCCCGGTTGGCGCGGCCCCGTCCCGGACTCCCACGGCCACAACATCCAGTGCCGGCTCTACGCGCTTGGCGACGTGCTCAGCCTCGGCAACAAG ATCGAAGCCGCCGGCGTTGGTGGCCGTGGTGCCGCTGGGTGGTGCAGGTTGATGCTCAAGTGCACGGCCATGGAGCAGAACCAGCATATGTGGTGGTGCAGGTTGATGCTCAAGTGCATGACCATGGAGCAGATCCGCTGGGTGGTGGTCACTTCGAATTTCTCTagaaccgccgccacctccctcgtcGTGCTCGTCGGCAGCGGCGTCGTCCTCTTCCTTCGCCGCTCCTCCATCGCGCTAGCCTACAATGAGTCAGCAGACCCCATCGACAGGGAAGTTATGTCCTCACATTTCTCCTTTTTTGTACTCTTCTTCCATTGTAGTACAAATGGATGTATTTCTGATCTCAAATGTGTGCTCTTGCATACACTGAATTTCTGA